Genomic window (Spirosoma sp. KCTC 42546):
ACCAAAGATACGCAGGCGTTCTATAATTGGTTTTAGACTCGTCTAAAAAATATTATCCATTGATTAAATGGCCTGTTTACGATAAAGCCTGTAAGCCCACAGAAAACTTCTTTGTGAACTTTGCGCTATCCTTTGCGACCTTTGCGTTTAAAAAATCCTATGACCGTAGAAAACAAAACCATCATTATTTCCGGTGCCTCACGAGGTATTGGTCGGGCAACCGCCTTGCTGTTAGCCGAACACGGCGCCAACGTAGTCGTAACGGCCCGCAACGCCGAAGAGCTACAACAACTCGAAAAACAAGCCGCTGAAGGCCATACGCGCGGTAAAATTGTAGCCGTACCCGGCGACGTTACCAGCGAATCGGACATGGAAGCCGTAGTAAAAACCGCGCTCGATCAGTTCAAACACATCGATGTGGTAATCAACAACGCGGGTTACGGCATCTTCAAAAACGTAGACGAAATCAGCGTCAGTGAATGGGACGATCTAATGGCGACCAACGTAAAAGGCACCTTCATTCTAACCAAAGCCGCTTTGCCAAGCCTGAAAGCACAGGGTTTGGGCCACATTGTGGTAGTCGCATCGGACGTAGCGAAGCGCACGTTTGCGGGTGGGTCGCTGTATACCGCCAGCAAGTATGCGCAGGAAGCGTTCACTGGTGCGTTGCGGAAGGAAGTCCGGTCGTTTGGCATCAAAGTAACGGGCGTGTATTCTGGTCTGGTAGACTCAAATTTCCACGCGAAAGGCCATCGCGAGGATTCACGAGGCAGTTGGCTCCAAAACGAAGACATGGCCGAGTCGATGCTGTTCATCGTCAGCCGCCCAGCTCATGTGGTCATTGATGAATTCATGGTACATCCGTTGTCGCAGGAGTATTAATTTGGGGAGAAAAGGAGGAGGGAGGAACGGGAGAAGGCAGGGAAGGCAGGGAAGGCTGGCGCGGGTATTTACCCGTGCCTTCTCATGTAGCCAGTATTCACTGGCGTTTCGGCTAGCTATGTAGGCGTCAGCAAACGCTGACTATATGAAAAGGCACAGGTAAATACCCGCGCCAGAACGCGTACTTTGAAATACGAGATGAAATCATCGTACGATGATTTCATCTTAAGATAATTTTATCTTTAAATGAAGTCCACTCTTCTTGCATCTCTGTTCGCCCTTTCCAGTTTTCAGCTACTTGCGCAGTCGAACGTAAAGTCTAACTCAAAACGGTATTTCGGCCTGCATTTTGATTTTCATGCAGTTGCGACAGACTCATTAATAGGCCGAAACCTGTCTGAAAAAAGCCTTGATTCATTGCTCACAGCCGTTAAACCTGATTTTATTCAGATAGATTGCAAGGGGCATCCGGGTGTGTCGAGTTACCCGTCTAAGGTGGCGAATGCAACGGTGGCTCCGCATATCGTCAATGACCCATTAGCATTCTATCGGTCCGTTACGCGAAAACACAGTGTGGACTTGTACCTGCATTATTCCGGCGTGTACGACGATGCTATCCTGGCGAAACACCCGAACTGGGCGGTTCAAAAAGCAGATGGCAGTATCAACGCATCGAAAACCTCCGTGCATGGTCCCTACGTTGATTCGCTGCTGATTCCGCAATTGAACGAACTGGCTGATTATGGTGCCGATGGCGTTTGGGTTGATGGAGAGTGCTGGGCAACGGTGCTGGATTACTCGCCAACGGCACTGGCGAAGTTTCGGGCCGAGACGGGTATTCAAACTGTGCCGCGTTCAGAGAAAGACGCGGGCTTTGGCGCATTTAAAGCCTTCGCTCGTCGGTCGTTTATTCAGTACATGGGGCATTATGTTGATGCCGTTCACCGCCACCGACCCGCCTTCCGAATTGCGTCGAACTGGGCCTATTCGTCCATGATGCCGGAACCCATCAACACCAATGTCGACTTTCTGTCGGGCGATCTGACGCCCAGTAATAGTGTGAACTCGGCGGCACTGGAAGGGCGAATTATGGCTGCCCAAGGCCAGCTTTACCGCAAACCCTGGGATTTGATGTCGTGGAGTTTCTGGTATGAATTCAGCCCGGTGCACCGACAGGGTGATCAGAAATCGGCGGTTCACCTGATGCAGGAAGCGGCCGAAATTATTTCGCTCGGGGGCGGATTTCAGGCGTACTACCAACAGAGTCACGATGCGTCTATTGGGTTACGCGAACTGCCGGTTATGGCCGGGTTAAGTCGATTTGTGCGAGATAGACAACCGTTCTGCGAGGGCAGTGTACCGGTGCCACAAATCGCCGTTCTCTATGCAAATTCGACGGTTAGCGCATTTAATCAGTCGCTGTTTGGCAACGGGCAAACGCAGCGGATTGGCGGGGTACTGACCGCTCTTTTAGATGCCCAGTTGCCCGTCGAGGTACTGTCGGAACAGCACCTTCGGGGCCGATTGAATCAGTATCCCGTTATCGTCGTATCGCAGCAGGACTCCCTCGATCCGGCATTTCGTCAGGAGCTTCTCGACTATGCTAAACAGGGTGGCCATTT
Coding sequences:
- a CDS encoding SDR family oxidoreductase, with protein sequence MTVENKTIIISGASRGIGRATALLLAEHGANVVVTARNAEELQQLEKQAAEGHTRGKIVAVPGDVTSESDMEAVVKTALDQFKHIDVVINNAGYGIFKNVDEISVSEWDDLMATNVKGTFILTKAALPSLKAQGLGHIVVVASDVAKRTFAGGSLYTASKYAQEAFTGALRKEVRSFGIKVTGVYSGLVDSNFHAKGHREDSRGSWLQNEDMAESMLFIVSRPAHVVIDEFMVHPLSQEY